From a region of the Gordonia sp. PP30 genome:
- the nrfD gene encoding NrfD/PsrC family molybdoenzyme membrane anchor subunit, with protein sequence MTSSEYDQFRPPRPPRKGKGRKGGGKGPGRRGDDLMVPQAEVEHLDARGYYGHPVVKAPPWEWPVGAYLFLGGVAGGSGLLALGAQLTGRPVLRRNTRLAGLGAAGLGAVALLADLGRPERFLHMLRTFKVTSPMSVGSWILVGYSSFIGVAAAGEVDRLTGDRLPLGPLRPVMRAVEPTAGVAAAGLAAPLAAYTAVLLGDTAMPTWNAVHRELPFVFVSSASLAAAGAALVTTPAPEAGPARNLAVLGVIGDVIATRVMEKRADPVAIEPLHHGTPGKLMRWAERLAVAGGVGALLAGGRRGRVRRGVAALSGATLLAASACTRFGVFEAGLESAADPRYTIEPQKRRLARRRAEGITGDAITGL encoded by the coding sequence ATGACGAGTTCGGAGTACGACCAGTTCCGCCCGCCGCGTCCACCGCGGAAAGGCAAGGGACGCAAGGGCGGCGGCAAGGGGCCCGGTCGCCGCGGCGACGACCTCATGGTGCCGCAGGCCGAGGTGGAGCACCTCGACGCGCGCGGCTACTACGGTCACCCGGTGGTCAAGGCGCCGCCGTGGGAATGGCCGGTCGGCGCCTATCTCTTCCTCGGCGGTGTCGCCGGGGGATCGGGTCTCCTCGCCCTCGGCGCGCAACTGACCGGCCGGCCGGTCCTGCGCCGCAACACCCGGCTCGCCGGTCTGGGTGCGGCAGGCCTGGGCGCCGTCGCGCTCCTGGCGGATCTGGGCCGGCCCGAACGCTTCCTGCATATGCTGCGCACCTTCAAGGTCACCTCGCCGATGAGCGTGGGCTCCTGGATCCTGGTGGGCTACAGCAGCTTCATCGGGGTGGCCGCGGCCGGGGAGGTGGACCGGCTCACCGGTGACCGGCTGCCGCTCGGGCCGCTCCGCCCGGTGATGCGCGCCGTGGAGCCGACCGCCGGGGTGGCCGCGGCAGGCCTGGCCGCCCCGCTCGCCGCGTACACGGCCGTGCTGCTCGGCGACACCGCCATGCCGACCTGGAACGCGGTGCACCGGGAACTGCCGTTCGTGTTCGTCAGCTCGGCGAGTCTCGCGGCCGCCGGCGCCGCACTCGTCACCACACCGGCACCGGAGGCCGGACCCGCCCGCAACCTCGCGGTGCTGGGGGTGATCGGTGACGTGATCGCGACCCGGGTGATGGAGAAGCGGGCCGACCCGGTGGCCATTGAGCCGCTGCACCACGGGACACCCGGGAAACTGATGCGCTGGGCGGAACGACTCGCCGTCGCCGGGGGTGTCGGCGCCCTGCTGGCCGGTGGTCGCCGGGGGCGCGTGCGACGCGGCGTGGCCGCGCTGTCCGGGGCGACGCTGCTCGCCGCCTCGGCGTGCACCCGCTTCGGCGTCTTCGAGGCGGGTCTGGAGTCGGCGGCCGATCCGCGCTACACGATCGAACCGCAGAAGCGGCGCCTCGCGCGGCGTCGTGCCGAGGGGATCACCGGCGACGCGATCACCGGACTGTGA
- the selA gene encoding L-seryl-tRNA(Sec) selenium transferase, giving the protein MNQIAAQGDPRRRIPRTDVLLALPEVAAARARLAEHVVAARVRDAAERARRGELAPEDVARALADDLAAARPVSQTPVINATGVVVHTNLGRAPLPPAAIAALVDAAGYVDVEMDLDAGVRSKRGVGARAALLAACPAAEDALAVNNGAAALVLATTALAAGREVIVSRGELIEIGAGFRLPDLIASTGARLREVGTTNRTHLRDYLDAIGPDTGCILKVHPSNFRVTGFTSGVSVRELAGPAAERGIPLVVDLGSGLLAPDPLLPDEPDATTTLNDGADLTTASGDKLLGGPQAGLILGRAPLVQRLSRHPLARAVRIDKLALAALEATVAGSAAPVMRSLHADPERLRERTEALAARVGGTVVEHDGRVGGGGAPGVPLPGYAVRLPESLARPLRTGTPAVVPRVHDGAALIDLRCVPEADDERVAAAVLAAHAVP; this is encoded by the coding sequence ATGAATCAGATTGCCGCGCAAGGTGATCCGCGTCGTCGCATCCCCCGCACCGATGTGCTGCTCGCGCTGCCCGAGGTCGCCGCGGCCCGCGCACGACTCGCCGAGCACGTGGTGGCTGCGCGGGTGCGCGACGCCGCGGAGCGGGCCCGGCGCGGTGAACTCGCCCCGGAGGACGTCGCCCGGGCCCTGGCCGACGACCTGGCCGCCGCCCGTCCGGTGTCGCAGACCCCGGTGATCAACGCGACCGGGGTGGTGGTGCACACCAACCTCGGGCGGGCGCCGCTGCCGCCTGCCGCGATCGCCGCGCTGGTCGACGCCGCCGGATACGTGGACGTCGAGATGGATCTGGACGCCGGAGTCCGCAGCAAACGCGGCGTCGGGGCGCGGGCCGCGCTGCTGGCGGCCTGCCCGGCCGCCGAGGATGCCCTCGCGGTGAACAACGGGGCGGCGGCGCTGGTGCTCGCGACCACCGCCCTGGCCGCCGGACGCGAGGTGATCGTCTCCCGCGGCGAATTGATCGAGATCGGCGCGGGCTTCCGGCTGCCGGACCTGATCGCGTCGACCGGCGCACGACTGCGCGAGGTGGGCACCACCAACCGCACCCACCTGCGCGACTACCTCGATGCCATCGGGCCGGACACCGGCTGCATCCTCAAGGTGCACCCGAGCAACTTCCGGGTCACCGGCTTCACGTCCGGGGTCTCGGTGCGCGAGCTGGCCGGTCCCGCCGCCGAGCGCGGGATCCCGCTGGTCGTAGACCTCGGCAGTGGGCTGCTGGCACCCGACCCGCTGCTGCCCGACGAGCCGGACGCCACCACCACCCTGAACGACGGCGCCGACCTGACCACCGCCAGCGGCGACAAGCTGCTCGGCGGTCCGCAGGCCGGGCTGATCCTGGGCCGGGCTCCGCTGGTGCAGCGGCTGTCCCGGCATCCGCTGGCCCGCGCCGTCCGCATCGACAAGCTCGCACTGGCCGCGCTGGAGGCCACCGTCGCCGGGTCCGCGGCTCCGGTGATGCGGTCCCTGCACGCCGATCCGGAGCGGCTGCGGGAGCGCACCGAGGCCCTCGCCGCGCGGGTCGGGGGGACCGTCGTCGAGCACGACGGCCGGGTCGGCGGGGGAGGCGCGCCCGGCGTGCCGCTGCCCGGATACGCGGTGCGGCTGCCGGAGTCGCTCGCGCGGCCGCTGCGCACCGGCACCCCGGCGGTGGTGCCGCGCGTGCACGACGGCGCCGCCCTGATCGACCTGCGGTGCGTTCCGGAGGCCGACGATGAACGCGTCGCCGCGGCGGTACTGGCCGCGCACGCCGTGCCCTGA
- the fdnG gene encoding formate dehydrogenase-N subunit alpha, which yields MARFSPLEWPVIRQLRSGDTFGRGPAVESARTKKMESRTTTADRVVQSVCPFCAVGCGQKVYVKDDRVIQIEGDPDSPISRGRLCPKGSSSEQLVNNPLRQTKIRYRAPYATQWQDLELDTAIDMIADRFIEARRHHWQDVDAHGRPLRRTMGIASLGGATLDNEENYLIKKLFTAAGAIQIENQARIUHSATVPGLGASFGRGGATQSLQDMANADFILLMGGNMAEAHPVGFQWVTEARSRGARVIHVDPRFTRTSAVVDRHISIRAGSDIVLLGGLINYAISRERYFHDYVVAFTNAATLIDAEYQDAEDLGGLFSGFDGETGTYDQTSWQYADERDETLQDPRTVFQILKRHYARYTPEMVAQMCGVPEDEFVYLAESMLDNSGPERTGCIGYATGWTQHTMGAQVIRTASILQLLLGNVGRPGSGIMALRGHASIQGSTDIPTLFNLLPGYLPMPSAGRHDTLGQYLDAIRPETHKGYWEYADAYTVSLLKAWWGDAATADNDWCYDYLPRLDGPAGTYQTVVDMLDGKVDGYFVVGQNPAVGSANSRQQRMAMAKLKWLVVRDLNMIESATWWKEGPEIASGELKTEEIGTEVFFLPAATHVEKAGSFTQTQRMVQWRHKAVNPPGQAQSELEFYYELGKRIRERLAGSDDPRDRPLLDLTWDYPVDEDGEIIPESVLAEINGRYLTGERAGEPLTSFGQLKADGSTIAGCWIYTGVYADGVNKSARRVPQGGPGVTQSEWGWVWPADRRILYNRASADRDGRPWSERKKYVWWDEEAGRWTGADVVDFPATRAPGTVPPDGATGADAIGGDDAFIMQSDGKGWLFAPTGLVDGPLPTHYEAQESPVANALYPQQQAPARLTMPRTDNLDAPSAGQPGDDVYPYVFTTYRLTEHHTAGGMSRWSPYLAELQPEMFCEVSPELAAECGLVNEGWATIISPRAAIEARVLVTDRLRPLQINGRVVHQVGLPYHWGVGSDAVVAGDAANDLVGVTMDPNVFIQESKVGSCAVVAGRRPQGAAVDELVREYQQRAGTTVETDNVRLTVPPEIAAASAVTARHRIVHSAMEDTVPDETTGTEPMEGGA from the coding sequence ATGGCGAGGTTCAGCCCCCTCGAATGGCCGGTGATCCGGCAACTCCGCTCCGGCGACACGTTCGGCCGCGGTCCCGCGGTGGAATCGGCGCGCACCAAGAAGATGGAGTCGCGCACCACGACCGCCGACCGCGTGGTGCAGAGTGTGTGCCCGTTCTGCGCCGTCGGCTGCGGGCAGAAGGTGTACGTCAAAGATGATCGGGTCATCCAGATCGAGGGCGACCCGGATTCGCCGATCTCCCGGGGCCGACTGTGCCCGAAGGGCAGCTCGAGCGAGCAACTGGTCAATAACCCGTTGCGGCAGACCAAGATCCGTTACCGGGCACCGTACGCCACACAGTGGCAGGACCTGGAGTTGGACACCGCGATCGACATGATCGCCGACCGGTTCATCGAAGCGCGCCGCCACCACTGGCAGGACGTGGACGCTCATGGCCGGCCGCTGCGCCGGACGATGGGCATCGCCTCACTCGGCGGCGCCACGCTCGACAACGAAGAGAACTATCTCATCAAGAAGCTCTTCACCGCCGCCGGCGCGATCCAGATCGAGAATCAGGCGCGCATATGACACTCCGCCACGGTTCCCGGTCTGGGAGCCTCGTTCGGCCGCGGCGGCGCCACCCAGTCCCTGCAGGACATGGCCAATGCGGATTTCATCCTGCTCATGGGCGGGAACATGGCCGAAGCGCACCCCGTCGGATTTCAGTGGGTCACTGAGGCCAGGTCACGCGGCGCCCGGGTGATCCACGTCGATCCGCGATTCACCCGCACCTCGGCGGTGGTCGACAGGCACATCTCGATCCGCGCCGGATCGGACATCGTGCTGCTCGGCGGGCTGATCAATTATGCGATCAGCCGCGAGCGGTACTTCCACGACTACGTGGTGGCCTTCACCAACGCGGCGACCCTGATTGACGCCGAATACCAGGATGCGGAGGACCTCGGCGGGCTGTTCTCCGGGTTCGACGGCGAGACCGGCACCTACGATCAGACGTCGTGGCAGTACGCGGACGAGCGCGATGAGACGCTGCAGGATCCGCGGACGGTGTTCCAGATCCTCAAGCGGCACTACGCCCGGTACACCCCGGAGATGGTCGCCCAGATGTGCGGCGTCCCGGAGGACGAGTTCGTGTACCTGGCCGAGTCGATGCTCGACAACTCCGGCCCCGAGCGCACCGGCTGTATCGGCTACGCGACCGGATGGACGCAGCACACGATGGGCGCGCAGGTGATCCGGACGGCGTCGATCCTGCAGTTGCTACTGGGCAACGTCGGACGTCCGGGCAGCGGCATCATGGCGCTGCGCGGACATGCGAGCATTCAGGGTTCCACCGACATCCCGACGCTGTTCAACCTGCTGCCCGGCTATCTGCCGATGCCGTCGGCCGGCCGGCACGACACCCTCGGGCAGTACCTCGACGCGATCCGCCCGGAAACGCACAAGGGTTACTGGGAGTACGCGGACGCCTACACCGTCAGCCTGCTGAAGGCCTGGTGGGGCGATGCGGCGACCGCCGACAACGACTGGTGCTACGACTATCTGCCGCGCCTGGACGGGCCGGCCGGCACCTACCAGACGGTGGTGGACATGCTCGACGGCAAGGTCGACGGCTACTTCGTCGTCGGCCAGAACCCGGCCGTCGGCTCGGCCAACAGCCGCCAGCAGCGGATGGCGATGGCCAAGCTGAAGTGGCTGGTGGTGCGCGATCTGAACATGATCGAGAGTGCGACCTGGTGGAAGGAGGGCCCGGAGATCGCGTCGGGTGAACTCAAGACCGAGGAGATCGGCACCGAGGTCTTCTTCCTCCCGGCGGCCACCCACGTGGAGAAGGCGGGCTCGTTCACCCAGACACAGCGCATGGTGCAGTGGCGTCACAAGGCCGTCAACCCGCCGGGGCAGGCGCAGTCCGAGCTGGAGTTCTACTACGAACTCGGCAAGCGGATCCGCGAGCGCCTCGCGGGCTCCGACGATCCCCGGGACCGGCCGCTGCTCGACCTGACCTGGGATTACCCAGTCGACGAGGACGGTGAGATCATTCCCGAGTCGGTGCTCGCGGAGATCAACGGCCGCTATCTCACCGGCGAGCGCGCGGGGGAACCGCTCACCTCGTTCGGCCAGCTCAAGGCCGACGGCTCGACGATCGCCGGCTGCTGGATCTACACCGGCGTGTACGCCGACGGCGTGAACAAATCGGCGCGCCGGGTGCCGCAGGGCGGGCCCGGCGTCACCCAGTCGGAGTGGGGCTGGGTCTGGCCCGCCGACCGGCGGATCCTCTACAACCGCGCCTCGGCCGACCGGGACGGCCGGCCATGGAGCGAGCGCAAGAAGTACGTCTGGTGGGACGAGGAGGCCGGCCGCTGGACCGGAGCCGACGTCGTCGACTTCCCGGCGACCCGGGCCCCGGGCACCGTGCCGCCGGACGGCGCCACCGGCGCTGACGCGATCGGCGGCGACGACGCGTTCATCATGCAGTCCGACGGTAAGGGCTGGCTGTTCGCCCCGACCGGGCTGGTCGACGGCCCGCTGCCGACGCACTACGAGGCACAGGAATCGCCGGTCGCGAACGCCCTCTACCCGCAGCAGCAGGCGCCGGCGCGGCTCACCATGCCGCGCACCGACAACCTCGATGCCCCCAGTGCCGGGCAGCCGGGCGACGACGTGTACCCGTACGTGTTCACCACCTACCGGCTCACCGAGCACCACACCGCGGGCGGCATGAGCCGCTGGTCGCCGTACCTGGCCGAACTGCAGCCGGAGATGTTCTGCGAGGTGTCCCCGGAGCTGGCCGCCGAATGCGGGCTGGTGAACGAGGGCTGGGCGACGATCATCTCACCGCGTGCGGCGATCGAGGCCCGAGTGCTGGTGACCGACCGATTGCGACCGCTGCAGATCAACGGCCGGGTGGTGCATCAGGTCGGCCTGCCCTATCACTGGGGAGTGGGCAGCGATGCGGTGGTCGCCGGGGATGCGGCCAACGACCTGGTGGGCGTCACCATGGATCCGAACGTCTTCATCCAGGAGTCGAAGGTCGGTTCGTGCGCGGTGGTCGCCGGGCGACGACCGCAGGGCGCGGCCGTCGACGAGTTGGTGCGCGAATATCAGCAACGCGCCGGAACGACGGTGGAGACCGACAACGTCCGGCTCACGGTGCCGCCGGAGATCGCGGCCGCGTCGGCGGTCACCGCGCGCCACCGCATCGTTCATTCGGCGATGGAGGATACGGTTCCGGACGAGACGACCGGGACCGAGCCGATGGAGGGAGGTGCCTGA
- the selD gene encoding selenide, water dikinase SelD, which yields MSDLKRLTDYAHGGGCACKIPAGELEEAVAGLVGQTSPDVLVGLDDGDDAAAVRIADGLAVLSTADFFTPVVDSPYDWGAIAAANALSDVYAMGGRPVVAINLVGWPRGVLPMEMMTEVLRGGLDIGARAGCPVIGGHTIDDPEPKYGMAVTGVADPDRLLRNDSAAAGLPLTLTKPIGVGLLNNRHKRTGEVFAGAIASMTALNREAAAAALAAGARAATDVTGFGLLGHLYKMCRASGVSAVLDAAAVPVLEGAREALRDGFVSGGTQRNLDWVRPRLSAGAGISEDDLLLLADAQTSGGLLVAGEVPGYPVIGHLVPADGGPAGITVR from the coding sequence GTGAGCGACCTGAAGCGACTGACCGATTACGCGCACGGCGGCGGGTGCGCGTGCAAGATTCCCGCGGGCGAATTGGAGGAGGCGGTGGCCGGGCTCGTCGGCCAGACCTCCCCGGATGTCCTGGTCGGCCTCGATGACGGCGACGATGCCGCCGCCGTCCGGATCGCCGACGGTCTCGCGGTGCTCTCGACGGCCGACTTCTTCACTCCGGTGGTCGATTCGCCCTACGACTGGGGCGCGATCGCAGCGGCGAACGCGCTCTCCGACGTCTACGCGATGGGCGGGCGCCCGGTGGTGGCGATCAACCTGGTCGGCTGGCCGCGCGGCGTGCTGCCGATGGAGATGATGACCGAGGTGCTGCGGGGCGGCCTCGACATCGGCGCACGGGCTGGGTGCCCGGTGATCGGCGGTCACACGATCGACGATCCCGAGCCGAAATACGGCATGGCGGTGACCGGTGTCGCCGACCCGGACCGCTTGCTGCGCAACGACTCCGCGGCCGCCGGGCTCCCGCTCACCCTGACCAAGCCGATCGGTGTCGGTCTGCTGAACAACCGGCACAAGCGGACCGGTGAGGTGTTCGCGGGTGCGATCGCGTCGATGACCGCCCTCAACCGGGAGGCCGCCGCGGCGGCGCTCGCGGCCGGTGCCCGCGCGGCGACCGACGTGACCGGTTTCGGCCTGCTGGGCCACCTGTACAAGATGTGCCGCGCCTCCGGGGTCTCGGCGGTGCTCGACGCCGCCGCGGTGCCGGTGCTCGAGGGGGCCCGCGAGGCCCTGCGCGACGGGTTCGTCTCCGGCGGCACGCAGCGCAACCTGGACTGGGTCCGGCCGCGGCTCTCCGCCGGGGCCGGGATCAGCGAGGACGACCTCCTGCTCCTGGCCGACGCCCAGACCTCCGGCGGCCTGCTGGTGGCCGGCGAGGTGCCCGGCTACCCGGTGATCGGCCACCTGGTGCCCGCCGACGGCGGCCCGGCCGGCATCACAGTCCGGTGA
- a CDS encoding PIG-L family deacetylase yields MEITAFPGDWSTALVLVAHPDDPEYGMAAAIARWTAEGKVVTYALATSGEAGIAGMSPEQAGPLREDEQRASAAVVGVGEVEFWGFTDSELFNTPELRAKIAETVVRVNPDIVLSLYGGPEWAPGRPNQRDHMEFAAAVVDAYDSLPDPPRALFVNGPGSTHAVDVDGFVETAVASLAEHREYLSVLDPSTPVVDQARAQVEMTTGPIDGFPAAHAAGFTRLRPTD; encoded by the coding sequence ATGGAGATCACCGCTTTCCCCGGGGACTGGTCCACCGCGCTCGTGCTCGTTGCTCATCCGGACGATCCCGAGTACGGGATGGCAGCCGCCATCGCGAGGTGGACGGCCGAGGGCAAGGTCGTCACCTACGCCCTCGCGACGTCCGGCGAGGCCGGGATCGCAGGCATGTCGCCGGAGCAGGCCGGGCCGCTCCGCGAGGACGAGCAACGTGCCTCGGCAGCCGTCGTCGGCGTCGGCGAGGTCGAGTTCTGGGGATTCACCGACAGCGAGTTGTTCAACACCCCCGAACTGCGCGCGAAGATCGCCGAGACCGTCGTGCGGGTGAACCCGGACATCGTGCTGTCGTTGTACGGCGGGCCCGAGTGGGCTCCCGGGCGACCCAATCAGCGTGATCACATGGAGTTCGCGGCGGCCGTCGTGGACGCCTACGACTCCCTGCCGGATCCACCGCGTGCACTGTTCGTCAACGGCCCCGGTTCGACGCACGCCGTGGACGTCGACGGCTTCGTGGAGACCGCCGTCGCCTCCCTGGCCGAACACCGCGAGTACCTCTCCGTTCTCGATCCGAGCACCCCGGTGGTCGACCAGGCGCGCGCCCAGGTCGAGATGACCACCGGCCCGATCGACGGCTTCCCCGCCGCCCACGCCGCCGGCTTCACCCGGCTCCGGCCCACCGATTGA
- the selB gene encoding selenocysteine-specific translation elongation factor, with translation MFVVATAGHVDHGKSTLVKALTGMEPDRWEDERRRGLTIDLGFAWTTLPSGREVGFVDVPGHQRFLGNMLAGIGPAPVVCFVVAADEGWQEQSSDHRDAVRALGIERGLIVVTKTDRAGPERVREVVAQARAELAGTGLARVPAVGVSAVAGTGMDELRAALDTVLGGSPAPSDTGRVRLWVDRSFTITGAGTVVTGTLAAGSLADGDRLELHARDGRRTVTVRGLQTHGRDAGVVRPTSRVAVNLRGAGAEEIRRGDALATPRAWRSVAVVDVVRTDATGDVPEWLTVHAGTAAVPARARPLRDAHLRLTLARPLPLQRDDRLLLHDPAAGRIVGGGMVLDVDPPPLRRRGDAARRADALSGFDDSAGAADEVARGGAVPAARLAELGLDTAAVPDGVVVLGDWWVSEQVFGDWQARLRGAVVDLHERDPLAAGLSYGAARDVLALPDPALLAAVVGGAGVTADGGLLFLPELRRDLGQAEAGIGELERRLRAAPFAAPEADDLAGLRLGTRELAAAERSGRLLRLADGLVLLPTSPALAMRELVRLPQPFTTSEARRALHTSRRVAIPLLEHLDARGWTRRIDGGHREVVR, from the coding sequence ATGTTCGTCGTCGCGACGGCCGGGCACGTCGACCACGGGAAGTCGACGCTGGTCAAGGCGCTCACCGGGATGGAGCCCGACCGCTGGGAGGACGAACGACGGCGTGGGCTCACCATCGATCTCGGGTTCGCCTGGACCACCCTGCCGTCCGGCCGCGAGGTGGGCTTCGTCGACGTCCCCGGGCACCAGCGCTTCCTCGGGAACATGCTCGCCGGGATCGGCCCGGCGCCGGTGGTGTGCTTCGTGGTGGCGGCCGACGAGGGCTGGCAGGAGCAGTCGTCCGATCACCGGGATGCGGTGCGCGCGTTGGGTATCGAGCGGGGACTGATCGTCGTCACGAAGACCGACCGGGCCGGGCCGGAGCGCGTGCGCGAGGTGGTGGCGCAGGCACGCGCCGAACTGGCCGGGACCGGGCTCGCGCGGGTGCCCGCGGTCGGTGTCTCCGCCGTCGCGGGAACCGGAATGGACGAGCTGCGCGCCGCGCTCGACACCGTCCTCGGCGGCTCACCGGCGCCGTCGGACACCGGACGGGTCCGGCTGTGGGTGGACCGGTCGTTCACCATCACCGGTGCGGGCACGGTGGTCACCGGCACGCTCGCGGCCGGGAGCCTCGCCGACGGCGACCGACTCGAGTTGCACGCGCGTGACGGGCGGCGCACGGTGACGGTCCGCGGCCTGCAGACGCACGGCCGCGACGCCGGTGTGGTGCGGCCGACCAGCCGGGTGGCGGTGAACCTGCGCGGCGCCGGCGCGGAGGAGATCCGCCGCGGCGACGCGCTGGCGACCCCGCGCGCGTGGCGGTCGGTGGCCGTCGTCGATGTGGTGCGGACCGATGCCACCGGCGACGTGCCCGAGTGGCTGACGGTGCACGCCGGGACGGCGGCCGTTCCGGCCCGGGCCCGGCCGCTGCGCGACGCGCACCTGCGACTGACCCTCGCGCGGCCGCTCCCGCTGCAGCGCGACGACCGTCTTCTGCTGCACGATCCGGCGGCCGGACGGATCGTCGGCGGCGGCATGGTGCTCGACGTCGATCCGCCGCCGCTGCGCCGCCGCGGCGATGCGGCGCGCCGCGCGGACGCGCTGTCCGGGTTCGATGATTCCGCCGGTGCGGCCGACGAGGTGGCCAGGGGCGGTGCGGTGCCCGCCGCGCGGCTGGCGGAACTGGGACTCGACACCGCGGCGGTGCCCGACGGGGTCGTCGTGCTCGGCGACTGGTGGGTGAGCGAGCAGGTGTTCGGCGATTGGCAGGCGCGGCTGCGCGGGGCCGTCGTCGATCTGCACGAGCGTGACCCGTTGGCGGCCGGGTTGTCGTACGGGGCGGCGCGCGATGTGCTGGCGCTGCCGGATCCGGCGTTGCTGGCGGCCGTGGTCGGCGGTGCCGGGGTGACGGCCGACGGCGGACTCCTGTTCCTGCCCGAGTTGCGGCGCGATCTGGGGCAGGCCGAAGCCGGGATAGGGGAGTTGGAGCGTCGTCTGCGGGCGGCGCCGTTCGCCGCTCCCGAGGCCGACGATCTGGCAGGCTTGCGGTTGGGCACGAGGGAACTGGCTGCGGCCGAGCGGAGCGGCCGGCTCTTGCGCTTGGCCGACGGTCTGGTGCTGCTGCCGACGTCCCCGGCCCTGGCCATGCGGGAACTGGTGCGGCTGCCGCAGCCGTTCACCACCTCGGAGGCGCGACGGGCGCTGCACACCTCGCGCCGCGTGGCGATCCCGCTGCTGGAACACCTCGATGCCCGCGGCTGGACCCGCCGGATCGACGGCGGACACCGGGAAGTCGTGCGCTGA
- a CDS encoding 4Fe-4S dicluster domain-containing protein, producing MGQLTGPSDPSADAHWPVHEERRGFFTDTSICIGCKACEVACKEWNRNPRDGDLEFTGMSYDNSVSLGASTWRHVAFIEQDAERIAAARESGARLVGLGMPQMRGSSSAAEQAPTEGERPDTTPPDTPEFRWLMSSDVCKHCTHAGCLDVCPTGAMMRTEFGTVVVQTDICNGCGTCVAGCPFGVVERRSDGTAAPTTRQGERKGEQPEVPNKGIAQKCTLCYDRLRDGETPACAKTCPTTSIKFGDRRDMVAQAHARVEQLHAQGMTEARLYGANEHDGVGGTGSVFLLLDEPEVYGLPPDPRVCTADLPSMYKRAGVAVAGMAAAVAVSFLGSWRDRSGRSR from the coding sequence ATGGGCCAGCTGACCGGACCGTCCGACCCCAGCGCCGACGCGCACTGGCCGGTCCATGAAGAACGCCGCGGCTTCTTCACCGACACCTCGATCTGTATCGGCTGCAAGGCCTGCGAGGTGGCGTGCAAGGAATGGAACCGCAACCCGCGGGACGGTGATCTGGAGTTCACCGGGATGTCGTACGACAACTCGGTCTCGCTCGGCGCCAGCACCTGGCGGCACGTCGCCTTCATCGAGCAGGACGCCGAACGGATCGCCGCGGCCCGGGAGTCCGGCGCGCGATTGGTCGGGCTCGGTATGCCGCAGATGCGCGGCTCGTCGTCCGCGGCCGAGCAGGCGCCGACGGAGGGGGAACGACCGGACACGACGCCGCCGGACACTCCGGAGTTCCGCTGGCTGATGTCGTCGGACGTGTGCAAGCACTGCACGCACGCCGGCTGCCTGGACGTGTGCCCGACCGGGGCGATGATGCGCACCGAGTTCGGCACCGTCGTGGTGCAGACCGACATCTGCAACGGGTGCGGCACCTGCGTCGCGGGCTGCCCGTTCGGGGTGGTGGAGCGGCGCAGCGACGGCACCGCCGCGCCGACCACCCGGCAGGGCGAGCGCAAGGGCGAGCAGCCGGAGGTTCCCAACAAGGGCATCGCACAGAAGTGCACCCTCTGCTACGACCGGCTGCGCGACGGCGAGACTCCGGCGTGCGCCAAGACCTGCCCGACCACCTCGATCAAGTTCGGGGACCGCAGGGACATGGTGGCGCAGGCACACGCGCGGGTGGAGCAGCTGCACGCGCAGGGAATGACCGAGGCGCGGCTCTACGGCGCCAACGAGCACGACGGCGTCGGCGGCACCGGTTCGGTGTTCCTCCTGCTCGACGAGCCCGAGGTCTACGGCTTGCCGCCGGATCCGCGCGTGTGCACCGCGGACCTGCCGTCGATGTACAAGCGCGCCGGGGTGGCGGTGGCCGGGATGGCCGCGGCTGTCGCCGTGTCGTTCCTCGGTTCCTGGCGGGACCGCTCCGGGAGAAGCCGATGA